From one Callithrix jacchus isolate 240 chromosome 2, calJac240_pri, whole genome shotgun sequence genomic stretch:
- the LOC100896310 gene encoding L-lactate dehydrogenase B chain-like, producing the protein MATLKEKLIAPVAEEEATVPNNKITVVGVRQVGMACAISILGKSLADKLALVDVLEDKLKGEMMDLQHGSLFLQTPKIVANKDYSVTTSSKIVVVIAGVCQQEGESRLNLVQRNVNVFKFIIPQIVKYSPDCIIIVVSNPVGILTYVTWKLSGLPKRRVIGSGCNLDSVRFRYLMAEKLGIHPSSCHGWILGEHGNSSVVVWSGVNVAGVSLQELNPEMGTDNDSENWQEGHKMVESAYEVIKLKGYTNWAIGLSVADLIESMLKNLSRIHPVSTMVKGMYGIENEVFLSLPCILNARGLTSVINQKLKDDEVAQLKKSADTLWDIQKDLKDL; encoded by the coding sequence ATGGCAACACTTAAGGAAAAACTTATTGCACCAGTTGCAGAAGAAGAGGCAACAGTCCCAAACAATAAGATCACTGTAGTGGGTGTTAGACAAGTTGGTATGGCGTGTGCTATCAGCATTCTGGGAAAGTCTCTGGCTGATAAACTTGCTCTTGTGGATGTTTTGGAAGATAAACTTAAAGGAGAAATGATGGATCTGCAGCATGGGAGCTTATTTCTTCAGACGCCAAAAATTGTGGCAAATAAAGATTATTCCGTGACCACCAGTTCTAAGATTGTAGTGGTAATTGCAGGAGTCTGTCAGCAAGAAGGGGAGAGCCGTCTCAATCTGGTGCAGAGAAATGTTAATGTCTTCAAGTTCATTATTCCTCAGATCGTCAAGTACAGTCCTGATTGCATTATAATTGTGGTTTCCAACCCAGTGGGCATTCTTACATATGTTACCTGGAAACTAAGTGGATTACCCAAACGCCGTGTGATTGGAAGTGGATGTAATCTGGATTCTGTGAGATTTCGCTACCTTATGGCTGAAAAACTTGGCATTCATCCCAGCAGCTGCCATGGATGGATTTTGGGGGAACATGGCAACTCAAGTGTGGTTGTGTGGAGTGGTGTGAATGTGGCAGGTGTTTCTCTTCAGGAATTGAATCCAGAAATGGGAACTGACAATGATAGTGAAAATTGGCAGGAAGGACATAAGATGGTTGAAAGTGCCTATGAAGTCATCAAGCTAAAAGGATATACCAACTGGGCTATTGGATTAAGTGTGGCTGATCTTATTGAATCCATGTTGAAAAATCTATCCAGGATTCATCCCGTGTCAACAATGGTAAAGGGGATGTATGGCATCGAGAATGAAGTCTTCCTGAGCCTTCCTTGTATCCTCAATGCCCGGGGATTAACCAGCGTTATCAACCAGAAGCTCAAGGATGATGAGGTTGCTCAGCTCAAGAAAAGTGCAGATACCCTGTGGGACATCCAGAAGGACCTAAAAGACCTGTGA